The Culex quinquefasciatus strain JHB chromosome 2, VPISU_Cqui_1.0_pri_paternal, whole genome shotgun sequence genome contains the following window.
TGACTTTATCTTTATCATATGATTTTTATGTAACAATTGCATAGTAGACAAATAGTTTTAATTACAATGATGTTTAGTACAACTTTATCTCGTCCATTGATTATTCATGCACGTCCTCTTTGTAAGATTTCAGCAAAGCTGACGCGCGTCTGAAATTCTCATCTTCGGCACTGGCTAGGGCCTGCAGCTGAATCAGCAATCGCCGTCCCAGCGAACCGTTCAGCTGGTTGTTTTGTTTCATCAGTCCGTACAGCACTTCATAGCCGCGCACTGGTTCAAACTTCAAGTCGATTGCTTCCAAGAAGTTCATCGCCAAGTTTGCATTTTCCGGCTGATTTTCGTAAACTTCCGTCACCACACGTTCGTACGGTAATCCGTCCAGCCCACGGAAGTCCTCTGCAGCATCCCTGATCCTTCCGGCTCGCACGTTGGCAATGCACAGTCTAATAAACGCGGATCGACTCCTGGCGCGTTCTTTCTCCAGCAAGGAAATGTTGTCGTCCAGTTCGCTCTTGAAGTTTTGCATACCGTTGCGCAGTTTTTCGACCTCCTCGCGATAGCTGTCCTCGACATCACGCTTCAGGTTGTCTATTTTACGAAGTAATCGCTGAATCTCGGTCTGGTAGCGGGCCTTGGCTCTTTCGTATTGTGCCTCGGTCATGGAACTTCGGTCTATTGACTTGTAGTCACGAATCACACTTTGCACGGAACCCCGGAATGTGGCAAGTTGCTTGTAACATCTGTCACGGTTCGCTTCCTCCTCGTCAAATCCCGATCGTGTGTCGATCATCACGGACTGCATGGCGGTTTGCATGTTCTTGGTGAGCTGGATCAGCTCCTGAATTTCCTGATGTGAAACCGTACATGCTCCAAGCGGTGAAAAGCTCTGTCGTCTCACGCGGCCAATCGTGGCACCAGCTGCACAGTTTACGGCCAAAATTAAACCAAGAATTAACGCACTAACGATCATCGCTGCTTCATTCGTCAAACTCAACTAACTAAGTGAAGTCCTTTTTTCACTCGGACAGTGGCATTCTTATCTgtattattagttttattagCCAACGGTCAGACCGACGAGCAGGGTAGACTTGAGaagttgttttcaattttaatctttCGAGGGATTCCCCCGGACTTGAAACTTTACTATTCGCATTATTTCTACTGGAAAGCTCTGTATTCccaatctgttgctatttcatgttttttgaatACAAGCTATTTTTTTGTCATGAGGAACAAACTGAATATCAATGACAAAATAACTATCTCTACAAGTGAATAGATCCAGcatctttatttatttaattcgtCGCACAACATACAACATGCATTTGATAGCGCGCCCCCAGACTGGGGTTCACCATTTGATAATTTGAGCGATGCTGGCAAAATTTCAGCTCAGTCGTTGAACGAGCTTAAACGAGAACAGAACAGTTTGATACAGCATGGAGCGCTTATTGCCTGCTGATGTTCAGCACTTGGATGATCCTGGAGGACCACCGATGGAAGTGAAGTCAAAAATTCTGCAAATTGGCGGAGTTCGTTATCAACTTCTTTTTGTAAGATCGGCTGAAGCTATCCAGTGCTACAAATATGATCCAGCCTTACAAAAATGGCATCATTTGTGGAAAAAGGACAACGTTTTTGCCGAAACTGACGAAGTGAAATATTGTCCTTGGATCGTGAGTGAGGATGGATACGTTGTTGTGAGAAATTCAACGGGGATCCACATCTTCAAATTGAACGAACAGCTAAGAATGGAACTGCTTTCGTCTGACGGCCGGTATCACGATGTTTATAATTGGAACAGGTCTGACCATTTGCtgttatttggacatttttatgCCGATACGAGCAAAATTGGCATAATTAGTCGAAATGATCGAGGTGAAATTTCGTTCGAAGCGGTGATTAAGGAACAAGCATTGGCTCGTTCGCAGCAGCCAATATGGAAGATGGACTCTGATCCGCTGATTGGGGAACACTGGAAGGACTCTGGCACTGGGGTTTCGTTAGCATTCGTGGATTCCAGCAATCAACATGCGTTCACGATAAGAACGAGTGAGAAGCTGGAAATATTCAAGTTTGGAAAGAATCACGTCGTGAAAAAAGTGTTAGAAAGCAACGTAATACCATTCTCAACTTCGGATGACGACCGGGTATTCTACGGAAAGCTCTTTTCGGATGTCAACCCCGTACGTGACGTTCTACATTTCAATAGTACTGGGATGACCGTATACAAGTACGATAAATCATCGAGGAACTTTGTCGCTACATTTTACGGACCTCAATTCTCAAGGAAGCGTGGTTGGACTGCAGATCATCTTGGATCAGTGATGCTGCATGATATCGATCGTGATGGGATCGATGAACTGTTTTATAGTGGACCGTCGGGATTGAACATAGTTCGTGTGTCGGTGAATATTGATTCGTCAAACGCATTATTGAGTGATAAGGATATGGATGTTACTCATCGGCATACAAAAGGTGTAGCTGTAGTTGACGTTGATAATCGAGCAATTGTTGTTGCCTTAGGAAAAATCAGTGTAGCTTCATTTACATTGCAGTTGAATACCAAGGAAGAGACGAATCTTGAACAAAATGTTATCGAAGACAGTTTCGAGCCAGAAGGAGCAACACAACCGATTTCTCAGATTACAGATGCACCTCCGTCAGTCCTTTTTCTACATGATCAACTTGATTTTAAAGAATTCTTACATCCAAGAAATCCTCTTGTTGGAACATTGGATTTTTCGGTGCCACTAATTAAAGTTCCCAGCACTTTTGGGATAGCAATAACGCAACAAATCGCTTTTGAAGAATATAAACCAGCAGATGTTTTAGGTGCCGGTTGGTCCTTACCAATCGATTGTATCTATATCGAACGTCGAGGAAGTATTTTTCCCGTTGATCACGATTATTACCTTGTGAAGGGTGGAGCTCAAACAGAGTTGaaacgtaattttcaaatgaaatcaaacgaAATTATTTCATTTTCTCTAGATGGTTCGCCAGAAGTGGAAATAAAGTTTCATAAATCACAGAAAAGATGGATTATAaaaacaaattctgaacaaTACTTTTATGGATCGCTTAACAATGTCGATTGGATTCAGTGGGAACCAGGATCTGAGAATTGGCCTCTGGTAAACAGTGGGATGGCAGTAAAAGCAAAACCTTCAGTGTGGTTTCTTGCTATGAGACAAGATCAGcatggaaattttctgaaatatatTTATTCACCGGATTATGCCAAGCTTTCTTCTGGGGAAAGTTATGCTCGAAGattgaatttgttaaaaataacaagTAACAATGGAGATTCAGTCAGATTTACTTACAACATGCAATACAATTCTACACTCTTAACTGAGTTTTTTGTACAAACGTCAGTTTACACACAAAAGGTGAATTTGAATTATGAATTGATTAAATCTTCTCCACGTTTAACTTCTTTATCTCAAGTAAACAttccaattttgaaatttaaatatgaaGGTGCTCGAGGTGAAATGACAGAGATTCAATACCCAAATGGTTTGATATCTCAATTCTCGTACAGTTTCATATCGTTTCCAGAGGCTTTGGTTGAGAATAAATTCCAATCTTTTGCTGATATTCAAATTACCTACGGAAAAAATTACATGTTAATAGCTGGTAAAACTGAGGTAGGCCAAGTTCACATTCAAGCCAGGGATGTTGTTGGCTCTGCCACAACACAAATGTCGGGTCTACTGTTTCCAGCTTTGGGAAAAGAAAGTGTCACCAAATTTGAAGTTCTAACAGCAGATAACTTTTTTATCGTATTACTGTATCACAAGAAGCATAAAGAGCTTTGCCTTTTCCGGCAGCAATCGAAAGGATGGTCTTCGGAAGCATCTTATATGAAACTTGCAGAAAACAGCAAACTTATGGCTGGAAAATCGTTTATTACTATCCGTAATGGCAAAAAACTTGGTATTCTACAATTAGTGAATGATAAGTGGGACGTTAAGCCAGTTTTGAATAACCTTGCCGATGATGCTATTGTGCAAACATTTTCCTATGCTTATGTGGTTCACAATAACTTTGAGCTAACAATTGGCTTCCAAGGTGAAGATGGAACCTGGATCAACAAACCCATACCAGTTGTTGGAAACTTTCTTCAATCAAGTTTGCTGGTTTTTGACCAGTTTGAAACTGATCAAGCAACAATTGATAAACTGAAAGATTTATTCAAGCAAGGAGTTCTGCAAACACATCACAATGCTGTTATAGTACGAAGCTTGAGTCTTCAAGATTCTAAACTTTTCCTGAACCTTCACTTCCGTATATTCAGCAGTAATTACGAGTTAATCAATCAGGAAACTGTATCAATATTGATTGAAGATTTGAATGAATATATACTGGAACTTCCACCCATGCAAGACAATTTCTTCAAAGTGGGATACGAAAAAGTAAATGGAAAGTTTAAACTTAAAGTAAAACATCACACGGGCACTGTCCTGGATGAGGTTAAACGGTTGAAGGAACAAGTTGAAGACGAAATTCGCAAACATCCCCACGCTTCGGAGagtgaaaaaaacaaatatcgccAGGAAAGTTTCGACAAACTGGACAGCGATCTCCAGGAAGTGTACAAGAATGTTACCGCCGGAATACCTTTTGCCCTTGATCCAGCCAAGTTTGGTGTGTTTGTCAGCCACGAAAACATTGTTGCAGCTTCACACAAGCTTGAATTCGATGGTTATCGCTGGAACAAGGTGAAAATTCCAGAAAATGAAATTAATGTTGCGAATTTGAAGATAAAATTAGATGACGATTCTGTGTTGTCCAAAGCAGGAAAAAATGAAACCTTCAAATTTCTTCGTAACAATAAATTACTGTGGGATACCAAATCAATTCATggaaatgatttaattttatcaTACCCGGACTATGCATGCGTTCAGAAACCGAACAGCACAGGAGTGatttttacatttgaaaataagaaagTTCATCATTTCTCAAGCGATGAATTTATCAGCAGAATGAGTAACCATTTGGCAATTATTACAGCCAATGAAAACGGCACAGCAACTTCTGTGAAACCAGTAAAATCTTTTCTCAATTACCGACAAAACGTTATAACTAGACAAGACATTATCCATACTGAGAACGAGAAGCAAACTAATGAATTTGTATATGATGCATCCAAAGTTACGCCTTATTCAGACGGATTTGCTTTCActcaatcaaaaattttacccgGTGCTAACCCAGGACTGTACGGTTGGTACGAAGAATCATTTGACTTGATAGAAGGGAAAAATAGcacaaaagttattaaaaattctaaagcgaaaattgttaaaacaatTAAGCAAGAGGAAAATTCAAatggaaatgaaaaatttgatgATGAGAAATTTTTAACCGATCGCTTAAAACGACGTGTTATCGTTGACTTGCGCCCATATCGTTTATCTCAAGAAGTTATTTCGTACTACGGTTTCGAGCCTTTTGAATCCAATCGAATTGGTTCAACGAACAACAAATGGAAGTTCGATGAAAATCGCATCATGCAAGAAAATTCAAATCATTTCCTTAGACTTTCTTCCAATTCTCAAATCTCTGGAACATTTTCTCcaaaactggaaaatttatCTTTTGTGGTGTCCAGCTGGATTCGTACTCAGCAAAGTTCCATTATTTCAGAAATTCTCACGATGAACATACTTTCCTCAAAAGGAattatattaaaacaaatcaaaggaTCGAAACAATTTAACATTCAAGACTGGTGCTACGTTGAGGCTTCATACCAATCATCTCCGGgtgaaaatgttcataaaattgAAGTTAGAATAAAAAATCCTTCTTCGGATTTTCTTGATGTTGACCATGTTCGTTTTAATCCACTGAGCTTCAACTTTGAAGCTAATCTGTACGATGCTAGAAGTGGAAATATTCGtgccattttgaaaaattctggaATGTTACAACAAACACTGTTAGATCCATTTGGAAACATAGTTGCAAAGGTGTCCGAAAGTGGATCGATTGAATCCTTCACAtctaaatcaagaaattcacaCATTAACGACAATTCAAACTCAAAAGTCGAGATGAAGCCAGCTCTGGGTGAAATTGTACCGGTAGGTGTTTCAAGGGttaatgaaactttgaaatattcTCCAAACACTTTCAGTTTTCGTTTCCTGTATAAAGTTATTGATAGCGGGAGCATAAACATAACATTAAATGCTACAACATTTGAAGTGATGGGAAATGGGAAGCAGGTTTCGGTTAAAATTAACGATTCGACTTCTATTTCTATAGATTCAGAGGGTGAAATCGTTGTTCTTATGACTAAATCGTATATTGTGACTTGGTATCAAGGACAtattatttcagaaattaaacggAATTTGAGTTCAAATTTTGGTTCTGAGCTTAGAGTTCATACC
Protein-coding sequences here:
- the LOC6050866 gene encoding uncharacterized protein LOC6050866 encodes the protein MIVSALILGLILAVNCAAGATIGRVRRQSFSPLGACTVSHQEIQELIQLTKNMQTAMQSVMIDTRSGFDEEEANRDRCYKQLATFRGSVQSVIRDYKSIDRSSMTEAQYERAKARYQTEIQRLLRKIDNLKRDVEDSYREEVEKLRNGMQNFKSELDDNISLLEKERARSRSAFIRLCIANVRAGRIRDAAEDFRGLDGLPYERVVTEVYENQPENANLAMNFLEAIDLKFEPVRGYEVLYGLMKQNNQLNGSLGRRLLIQLQALASAEDENFRRASALLKSYKEDVHE